In the genome of Rhopalosiphum padi isolate XX-2018 chromosome 1, ASM2088224v1, whole genome shotgun sequence, the window gattataaatgttatcaaattaaaataaattgccaTAATTTTTAATCTGTATGTGGACAAAAGCTATTTTTTTcggtttttaattgtttgagaATTTTGATGTTATAAAGttcatttttaagaaatatgtgattggacattttatattatacaaaaaatataatataattatttttataaaataagtttttgtctacttaaaaaaatgtgttaccaTTTGTGTTTAGAAAGATTTAGTTTACattggtattaaaattatataaaattaaatttaaactatactcAATTTGTTGGgtttaaacataaacaaaattattatgttggaatttttaaacatcttgtacatttttcttgtttatttatatattataaatatttcaaaagtatttttcaatcagcaaataattattttttcatttagttcaatactaaaaaataataataatatgcacaaatgcaaatgtgtatttataaaatattgtattactgtCTTGGGGCATCTTTATTCGATGAATGTGCGTGGAACCCGGCTCTACCATATTTATGTGTACCCCATCTCTAGTTGTATAACCCTAAGCAATTCCGACAAgcacaaatgttttttttttttttaagattgtaATAAACATGATGTTGttagtagtatttatatatatcataatataatagattcaAATTGTATTAAGGAATAAAAATAGTCAACGCAATACTTTTTTAGCACACTTGTAAGTGTAATATAAGAttactatttactttattttgttgagacattaaatttataaattatttagtttgagtgttgttatataaaaaaaaatatctaatcgTCTTTCCCTCCATTCTCCGAAGTACGACGAACATATTTTGAAGTATCCAAGTGTTTCTTTTTATCCTAAAACATAACACCATTAGTGTGTGTACGGTCCGTATAATACGGAGTTTGTATCGTGacgtactataataattatatattattgtcgtattACGCGGTATGTGTGAGTAAGAAAATAACAGCATAAAACTAGGAATCGAtccgttgtaaaaaaaaaaaaaaaatatataaacgaaacaaaacattaaaaatacgaCGGTGGCATAACCGAAGACCACAGCAGCTGCTGCTGAATGCTGATGCGTGTGCATGATATAAATGACAAGGTAAGATCAGGAGTTCGACGGTCATGTACTCCGGTAGGCGCCACGTGACGTAGCATAACGTATagtaataatggtttttatgaCATTATCATAATGCGAACAAGCAAGTGACGTGTTGCGCAGACCCGTACCAAACGTAGACCTGTACGGTCATACGTTGTGCGTCGCAGCCGCGGCGGCTGGTCGGAAGCTTCGTTTCGCGCGCCTTTCTAGTTTCCGgacgtcgtcgtcgccgtaaCATAACGGTAAATACAGTGTGACCAACAGAGCGCACGTTTGCCCACTAGTAGCTGATAAGGGGGCCTCCCGCGAGGAGGGCAAAGCACCATAGGACTACTACTGTAATAGCCTGGTGCGTCGTAACCCGACGGCGTTCAACAAGTAAAAAACGCGGCCGCCACCCCAAGGTCGAGAACCGGTCGTCACCGTCCGCGGGCGGCCCCGACACGGTAATACCGCGTCGCCGCCCGAGGCCGGAGAATTGACGGTCGGACCGTGTGGCGGCACTGTCGCCTCGGTGAAAACGTCCATTCGCAATGGCGTGTACGTGGACGGCGAAAGGTATTCCGTAGTTTTTAACTGGCGGCCCGTGTTCACGTCTACGACAATCGAGCAGCGCGCGCGCGTTATGTAGTgttagtgtttttattatttttattattattattttttttttcaatcagaatatatacaacatacgtatatattatgtattttatattttatccattataGTTTTTTGATTTATGCCCGCGAAACGAATCACGAAAACCAATaccgaacatattattattattactattattattgttgttgttgtacataataaaatattatattgtacataaaacgAGCTGCCGCTGTCGCCGCCGTTGCCTGAAAAGCTGCCTCCCCCGTCGTCTGGTATCGCTGCGAAAAAGACGTCAAATCGGAGCCACCGAAAGCTGACGTCTGAgcgtcgtcgccgtcgccgtcgcgTGTGAGTATCATCCGTGTGagtagccgccgccgccgcgtcgTCCCCGCTCACGTACAACACAGGGCCTTCTCTCCAAAATGGCTCTGCCCCTACCTTTACGTAGTGGTGGCCCGCACATGTATGTGTGGACGGcggtgcgtgtgcgtgtgcgtaCGCGTTTTCATCCCGACTTGGGTCAACGGTGGTGTGCCGTCACCCGCCCGCCCATCCGCCCTCCAAGCGCGCTCGAGGTGTCCCTCTCCTAggagcatttttattattttttcccgttgtcgtgttttttttttttttttatataatcgcATCGAACGCGCCGTCGCGTTCTTTTCCCGCGAGATAACGGTACGCACCTCGCACGCCAACGGTGGTATCGTGCCGTAGTCGTCGTCGATCTCGATCGTTCGGAGAACAACCGAAATCTTCTGAAGGATCCGTTTTTTTCTAACCCTTGGAAACCTGGGGGCGCGAATCCATGGACCGTGTGCGATCGGAACGCGCGCGCCCTTCGATCGcacgttattaaaattatatataacgatGACGAGAGGACCGCGGCGCGCGCGTCTCGAGAAAGTACAGGCGgccgatttttataaaatatttccgtACCGATAAGTAGGTCTTGCGGCATATGATAGTCACATCCTGGTTCTttagaataatacaatttttttttttccattccgTTCCTCCGCTCATTATACACGCGACTGGATAGTAGAAAGTGAAAGCGTGTACGTACGGTTTGTACGACCGTctactatagtaataataatatatattttatatttttattattacattgctGGCAAGCGAGTGTGTGTGTTTGTTTGCGAGAACTGTACGTACGCGTGTGCGTTTGGGCCCTGTTTGCCTGCGCGCGATTTACCTTTCGTAAAAAACGCATTCGTACGCGTGTACGTTTTTCGGGACGCGTTCGCGACAAATTCGAGAAAAATCTGTGGGACAGACAAGAGTAGATTTTTACAGACGTCGGTCCGCGTCGacgtttttttaatgttttcgtTGTTTTCAGCGCCGCATACGAAACGAACAGCGGTGTAGTAATGATACCGTTGTAGTATTTTTAAGTACGAACCACATCGGTATTATTACATCCAGCCTAAAACAAAAAGGTACTCTTTCCATTTTTCCAATCGATGATCTAATTTTGTCGTTTTCCGTCACTCGTCATCGTCGTCCTTCTCCTCTTCCGGATAACCAGTGGTATCTGACGACGACACCACTACTTCCTCTAAACGAGATTCGGATCTGTatgcattttcattttttttttttactcttagtGGTCtatcacattatttatttattttcggtACAATGTCATTAAAACCTCGGTTCTCTGTTATCTACCCACTCGATGTCTGGCACTTTTTTTATCTCGTATtttcaattgattttttaatgattaatcgagtctattggtatttttttcttcgcaaaataattatgtaaccaTAAATGTCTTCGATAGCAACGATTGCCGACGACACATTTGCATTTGTTATTTTCccgtgtttttttttccaattcttGTGTATAAAGTATCATTGCTCAATTTCAATaacacacaatataaaaaatgtctttGTTTTACATTTCTAGCGCATAAATCCTTTTGCGCTGCTGCTTATTactgtttttatcattattattattatttatttatgacacACCGATCTATTGTTTTTTCTACATAATCATTATACCAACATaagcattatattatgaaaaaataattttaaacaatattgttttctttaaggtagtaaatataaacaatgaatgatattttaaaataactaagtaTTTACTAACATTCTAATTTGTGAACAACTCTTACTTAAAATtaccttaaatattataccaGTTAATAGATATATCATGGCTCTTcagatttttaatactaaatattgtatataatattattgagtataaattatattatgtgtaggtataggtattaaattaattataattgtgtacatttatttataggaCAGACATTAATTATCTAACTTcccattttattacttttatattgcCAATAAGAGATATTAGTGgtcaaattaattttgagaTTGTCAATTTGTCCAAAGAATTTATACTCTGATTTTGTGTATCCGTCGATTATTTattgagaaaataatattttcatgataGATTctagaaattttaatataataattttttaaatataatatgtttacttcACTCTTAAAATTGCAATTGTTTTGTTTTCTTAAGTCTTTGATATTGTCTGTTGAACAATTCATAATTCATTGTATGATTTTATACTTCCTGCttcttaaattatatgttgaattttaataatatcatatgtatttaataaggACAAAGTACTAAGTAACTTAATTCagtcgtaataatattaaaataaaataatttaattagttataaaaacatTGGAGATCTTATCAGACtaacataatttgttaatattttgtagcTAATCCtcaatccaaaaaaaaaaaaaaaaaaaaggtattcattatatacaattaaccaGAGACACCATACTAAAatggtacttaaaaaaaattgtttttattgttaaataaattttaatacctttaaaatgtataaagttaaattatggcttatgtagttatgtatcAATGACCTTCCTAAAgtaatgatttaataaagtatgaccgtaataatttttaggtctttaaaaattaaacttaaattatggtAATAATCACATTTTTCAATTTGACTGTTTAccttagaaattaataaaagtaacatggatacctatttaatttgacCTTATACCTTGTACCtgcaatatttaagtataaataatattcttactgaTTTTGTAttcttgattaatattatttttaaacaatttagaaatatataaatttgctGTCCTTAATTGTATGAaagatattaacataatatttaataaataaaatttaaatgtgaataGTATTAGGTAAAAgcaattaatatcatattagaaTTCTCTaaagcaatttataaatatttttacagttaatCTGTTTTAAATAGTGTTTgtcttattatcaattattaagtgtattattggtttttataataaagaaataacatttctatgttattaaaatgcattgtaTGCTCTTACCTTTAAATGCACAATCAATTTCTTagaaaatcattgaaaaaaatatattattaaataaaacttgaagtacaattattttcttaaaagttTTCTTAATTGCctcattatataatgatttaatagaCCTTGAAATTTCTAATTtagatttctatatttattcCATATGAAAGTACCTATCTATTCAATAAAATCATgagttttaaattactaatatttaaggcttaattaattttaataaatttatattaggttaaatatatttacataacttctataacaaagaaaattataaaatctattacattaaataatcaattacaaaacaatatttaaaaattaaaatagataaatattttatctgattttgtgaactttttttaaattccaagtTTGATAAGTATATCTTGTATAGatatggtaaataatataaaaaatatataataatattcaaaatatttaataacagactttatgttatgaaattattatataaggtgACAATAAATAGCATTatcatgaattatttttaacaatttaaacaaatttttagttttaaatgtatataggtattaacttCGTCGTTAGTTGGAAATTGTTTTAAACTGAttaccaaacatttttttttaaatttatattgtcagtgattaaatatttagttagagaataaatttagtttaatacaATGCTAGTGTTGGGTactgataataaaaatgtccgttcatcttatatattttcttatttataaatatgtatatttatatcaagatTTGAATTcctgtttttattttgatttcacaAGTTTGAACTAATAAtggaatgataataaaaatatattcacaagttaattttattgttgaacttttatttattttcatttcaattatgtttgcttagaatatttaattattttgcatgtatgtataaataattaattatttttattttagattaaagtATGAATACTGGAAGTTATCCTACATTTGTGACCGCTGCGCCGGCAACTTCATTTAATACCTGTTCAAGTGCAAACATGACTCAAGTGAATTCAggaaacaaatatacaaatgttcAACAACAAACTGATACAGCTAACACTAATACAGTAGTTAATACTTCTAATACTAGTGGACAAGTTGTTGCACTATTGAACAGTGATGAAGCAGGTGTAACTTATTTGAGGCCTCTGGATTCAAATGGTTTTGCTGTAAATCTAGCAGGAGTTGGATCATCTAATCAACAAGGACaagtatgttaaatattatttttaatttatgtatatattttttaatattcataatgtttttatttagatatttactaTTCCCATAACTGTTCCTGGTTCTAAGCCTGGAGAACAAAGCCAAACTATACAAATTCAAGTAGTTGGGCAAGGTGGTATATCTGGCGATAAACTTTTGCCTGTTTTTGGTCCAGTATTACAACTAGCATATAACCAACAACAAGACAATGGAACCATTCAACTTCAGGTTAGTCatctcatataataaattaataaataaatgagaaATAGATGCTTAATTTTTTGGccaaaaaaactgtttataaaacctaaatattttatgatagtattatttttagtctTTGGTTTGatgaaaatatcttttaaaaacataactaaTGTCTTAGTTATTTTACATCAccaatttttactataattgaCCCTGTTTTTGGAAGTGATGATTTAAGTTTGCTCTAGTGTCACTcatctttaaattgttttctatttttatttttttattgtattagttGCAGCAAGAAGGTGATGTTTCAAATGACCAAATACATAACAACAACAATGATTCAATGCAATCGTCTGATTTATTACAAGACGTTCAAGAAGACCAAGTAATTACTTTCCATTGATTATGTTATTCATTTGATGTTTTACatgataaatagtaaatacatgtattattttaaatgtgttaggATATGATTCAAGATGTCAAACCAGTAATTATCGAACAAAGCGGCACAGATAGTAATGGTTTACCATTTCCATTAGCAGTAGTGGTAAATCAAGACATGGTTGTGCGGCGTAATCAGCAAGACAACAAACTAATTGGCGATCAAAAAGATAATCAGGCGGACAAACGATTAAGAATTCAAAATGAACAAGATccaggtaataataaaaatatcaaaatgtattttattgaattaaaaatttaataaattattttacttccaGCAAATCAATATGTTATGACTTACTCATCTAATTCAAATAATTCTGTTTCATTGGCTgattatatttcaatgaatCACGATAATATACCTCttggacattttttaaaattttcacctGACaataataaaagagatagtatgGAATCATCTGGTAACCAAGATGATGGCAATAGTGAAATGGTAGTTTACGAAGATACCAATAGTGGGGTAATTATGATCTCATTTCTCATCAcccatattaattaatttaactgatATTAAAATGCTACAAAaacttagttttaatattagtatgaaaatattcttcttgtatgttaatttttgtgaatttgaataaaatatttttctatagatGTAGAAAGTaccaattaaagaaaatatgacatttttttaaatatctacagCTCAgtgttttcttaaaataatgtgtttaaacAAAAGTTTTATCCTAGTTAACTAATCCAGttcttaacaaaatattgtttacatttttaggaaaagggtaaaagaaaaaaaaaatacaaaaagaaaCCACCAGCTGCTCGAAAACCACGACCTGGTCAAATACATATTGCAACTGCCTTAGATGGTACACTTCTATTTTGTTGTCCAGAATGTAGTATGGCTTACCCCGATAAAGAAATGCTTGAACAACATTTAGTTGCTCATAAAATAGAAAGGAGATTTATATGTGACTTATGTGGTGCTGGACTTAAACGAAAAGAACATCTAGAACGACATAAATTAGGTCATAATCCAGAACGTCCATttgtttgtaatgtttgttgtaaaggtaaattttgtttattataatcagtcattgttaaataaaaatatatataatgcataatataaagtaataaaaattcttataatttaggTTTCAAAAGAAAAgagcatttaaatttacatgctGTGATCCACTCTGGTGTAAAAACTGAAGTATGTCAGGATTGTGGTAAAGGTTTTTATCGGCGAGACCATTTAAGAAAACATACTCAAAGTCATATTACTAAACGTTTAAAAGAAGAACATGCAGCTCTTCAACAAATGGCAGAACAAGTAACAGTATCAGATCGTCAAAAAATGTCCGTCCCCGAGCTTATCCAAAATCAAAGTCATTCAGGACCAATCATTAACTTGGCTCATCAAGAAATGATAATTGATGCTGTTGCTAGTGGAAGACACGACAGCCCTACCCCTCCAAGTGATCATCAAATTGTCATCACCAAAGGCAACCAAAAACTTACTGAACAAGAGTTGATTATActacagcagcagcaacagcagattcaacaacagcagcagcagcaacaattacaacaacaacaacagcagcaacaacaacaacaacaacaacaacagcaacagcaaccaAATAGTCCAAATATAGCCCAACAAGAAATGATCATAGAGGCTGTAGGACAACAACATCATAGTCCATCTCCACCACATGTGGAACACCATCAAGTCGTTATTACTAAACTAGAACCAGCAGAAGATTCAAGAGAAAATGATAGTATTGTTTTGACTCAGTCTGATGCTAGGGAAGCACTTGGTTTACTACACCATCAATCTCAATGACCTATACTTTCAATTGCCAAGGTGACAATTAAACAGGAGCCACCATAATAATGCAAGTATACTATTGGTAATCTATATTAATCGTTTCCTAAAAGTCATTTGATCTAAAATCAatgttaacatatataatatgatactatttttaaattctaccaAAAATAacttccattattttttttaacaattatatagaaACAGATGTGctcaatattgtaaataataaaatttacatggATGACATTGTTTTGCATGAACAGCAAATAGTTTTGtgagtttcaatattttattaatacaaacatattatattttattatttctgactGTCAAAAGTAAATGTCAACTAAAATTTTCCGTTAACCTAGCCTTTTCATTATATtgacgcataatattatttaagatcatcaagttataatattttattttactataattatatcatcatattattattgaattttgaatacattttggtTAAATAGAAGATTGTGAGGAGAAAAGACTCATTGCTTATTTCAAGTAAATaggataaaacaataaaaaaaaccaatcttGCTCACCCTTCTTTATTTGTTGAAGATACATAATTCATCCcattgacaaaattaaaacctaaaatatagattaatctGCAGTACTAAAAGCAGAATAATAGacgacatattttatatttttttaaattttaaaacattaaggtaattaaaaattattatataaaaactgtatagtctattttatttataacgaaattgtatatttctaactttcattattattgatggaaatattgtgtaaacatgttatttttattttttactaaacattttattgtttgttatattattattaaaatatttatgtctaaagtataataataatatattttactttattaacaaAAACTTGAATATAAATGTAGCATGctctacatttaaattaaattaaattatttataacaatatgatatattttttaatttattgaacagTTAATGTGTACATTTCCTATTAATGCTTgatagtttcattttttttttatgttttattatattatgacttttTTAACCACATTCTTTAATAGAAAAATCGTACATTATCAAtacaattagttttatattaaataattgatttaaaatgtgtttgatACTATAATTGACCAAAGTTtggtaaattacatatattttattaccaaatataattaaaagttaagtctataattttttaataaattgtaaattaatgcttttaaaaacatctaatactttatttttttttaagtaagcactgtgatacaaaaaaaactaaatttaatttatgtctaTGGCTTTTCTGTAATGTCTTAAAGATATCAGATATTAATTATGTGATAAGTTGTAGTTTCCatgcatacatataatatgtatatgtatgtatgtactcatgcatatttataaacaatgtacactatgattttagaaatttagcaataataatttgatttgagggtaaaataatacaatgttagTTTATGTATGTTCACAATaagttaagtaattttaatgtaacCTAAGAAATccgttattttgtattaagattattttttgtttttgttatgttgtcaattaaaattgtctaaaccaaaaaaaaaatgtaattcacaTACtagataatatgtttaatgttctataattttaaatgtgaacTATGTGATAAGTTACAGTGTAAATAGAGGTGCATATCATCATCTAGATCTTAAAATGTTACAAcaaaaatgacaatattttttttacttgatatgaatttttatacagCTATTTTTGTTAGCCATATGAATGAGGAcaatttcacatattttttagttaaaatttcagaaaaattgaatgttattaactaataattactatcacttttatatttatgttaacatttataCTTATGTGTAAGGAAtgttttgtattgtataaatataatacattaattttgttgGTTGTATGGGCTaggttaattcatttttatttaattcagtttacattataatttgtcttaatatttttggttaaacggttttaaataatacatgcatttattatcaatgattaacaacatatttttctttgttttagttttacttataaaaataaatgcatgtgATTTGTGTATTTATTGATGGTTTACTTAAGGTaacaagtgtttttttttttatttataccaaattTAATCTTGAAAATGTCTATAATTTTCTATTGCCTTAGAAAtggtgacatttttatttttatgtcactCTAATTCCAGGTATGATATTTCAAAGAGAAAATTATATAGCTAATTAATCGTTTTTGTCACATCATCCCAAAAGCTGggcattaacgagttaaaaaattatgttaaatttaactaagttACTTAACGAGTTACTTTTATTTTCGTAAGTAACTTCTAACTTAACGAGAAAACCcagaatgattttaatatattaactatcaaGCAATAAATTTGTTGTGtcgtcaacaattattatttgttcataacattttattcatattgtttCCTATGACCTttcatgtaattaattttacacgtaaaaaagaaaaaaaaattatttttaactaaagtaagttacttttttttttcaatttaacttttaacgagaaataaataaaaaaagtagcttttaactttaaacttacatttttctGGATTAACTTAAcgagttaaaataattagttaacttGTCCAACCTTGCATCaccctattat includes:
- the LOC132917358 gene encoding zinc finger protein squeeze-like, which translates into the protein MNTGSYPTFVTAAPATSFNTCSSANMTQVNSGNKYTNVQQQTDTANTNTVVNTSNTSGQVVALLNSDEAGVTYLRPLDSNGFAVNLAGVGSSNQQGQIFTIPITVPGSKPGEQSQTIQIQVVGQGGISGDKLLPVFGPVLQLAYNQQQDNGTIQLQLQQEGDVSNDQIHNNNNDSMQSSDLLQDVQEDQDMIQDVKPVIIEQSGTDSNGLPFPLAVVVNQDMVVRRNQQDNKLIGDQKDNQADKRLRIQNEQDPANQYVMTYSSNSNNSVSLADYISMNHDNIPLGHFLKFSPDNNKRDSMESSGNQDDGNSEMVVYEDTNSGEKGKRKKKYKKKPPAARKPRPGQIHIATALDGTLLFCCPECSMAYPDKEMLEQHLVAHKIERRFICDLCGAGLKRKEHLERHKLGHNPERPFVCNVCCKGFKRKEHLNLHAVIHSGVKTEVCQDCGKGFYRRDHLRKHTQSHITKRLKEEHAALQQMAEQVTVSDRQKMSVPELIQNQSHSGPIINLAHQEMIIDAVASGRHDSPTPPSDHQIVITKGNQKLTEQELIILQQQQQQIQQQQQQQQLQQQQQQQQQQQQQQQQQQPNSPNIAQQEMIIEAVGQQHHSPSPPHVEHHQVVITKLEPAEDSRENDSIVLTQSDAREALGLLHHQSQ